Part of the Nostoc sp. ATCC 53789 genome, TAATCCTGAGTACTGAGTATCTTCTTGCGTTAATTGAGTACTTATTGTTCAGCACTCAGAGGAATCTACTATATTTTTGAGATAACAATGACAATCTGGCTTATCAATCAGCGACTCCACCAAAGCATTTAGGGCAGTAGCAGCTAAAGCGCCACCTCCCAAAGTTCCTGCAACTGTAATAAAAGGTATCCCTTGTTGCATCAGTTGTCGCTTGGCTGCGGGAGCATGACTAAAGCCAATGGGCATTCCAATTACTAATGCTGGCTGAATTTTTTGATTGCTAATCGCTTCACAAATTTCTACAAGGACTGAGGGAGCATAACCAACTACCAGCACACAACCGTGATTTACTTGCAGCAATTTTGATCGCCATTCTTGATGTTGCCAAAAAGCTGCTTCTGCTTCTGTGGCGGTAGTAATGTGGGGATTATCAATTAAGGTTTCAGTGCGACATCCCAAGTGAAGTAATCGGGTTTGATCCAAAGCAGCCGCAACCGTTTGGGTATCAACAACGATTTGACAGCTTGAAGATAAGGCTTCTCGACTAGCTGCGATCGCATCTCGGCTCAATTTTACAAAGGATACTAAACTCACATCGCCACAAGCCAAAACCAACTGAGAAATTAAGTGTTGTTCAATTTCCGAACGGTGAGATAAATCTGGTAGTAAGCGTTGTAGCGATTCTGTAAAAGCTTCTGAGTGGCTATGAATTTCGGCATCCAAGCCACTCCAGAGATTTTCCAATCCCCCCAATCCGGCTTGGGTTTCGACATCAAGTAACTTGAGTTGTGCCAAAACTTCCGCCTGGATAATTTGGCAATGGCGATCGCGCCCCAATAATCCTTCTAATGCTGATGCAGTTTGCCGCAATTGAGAAATTTGTTGCATCACCGCGCGATATTGCTGCTGGAGTTGTCCCATGAGGTTAACAGTTGTGTCGGCTTCTGGTTCCACTTCCAAAATATTGCGGATATGGTTTAGCTGAAACCCTTGCTGCTTCAGTGCTACAATCCGTTGCAGCCTGAGAACATCTGTTTTGGTATAGAGACGGTAATTGCTGTGCGATCGCACTGGTTGCGGTAGCAGCCCCAATTGATGATAATGCCTTACCATGCGCGGAGTTAAACCGCCGCCGACTGCATCAGTGAGTTCTTTAATAGTTAAGCAACCAGCGTTCATGATTTACTCCAACAACGGCAAAATTCTTTGTAACTCTTCACAAGCCGCCTGAAGAGATGGCGGCGCATTTTCATCTAAAATCCCTTGAGAACACTGGTTTGCTAATTGTTCAACACCGGGTTTACAAATTGCCTCATTTTTAGGGAATTTTGGGTATTTGGATTTTTCTGCTTCTTCTTCAACAACTTCTCCTGTTCGTAAATAATGTATCCAAGTTTCGATATTTCTTTTTGGCACGAAGATTGCTATTTTCTCATCAGGCTTACGAAGTTCCTGTGAATTTTCTATCAGTGCATTATCTAATTCTTTCAGTGTTGCCTTTACTGTCGCAGTATCTGCATCAATCAATACAACTAACATTCCTGAACGATAGTTTTTTCGCCGATATTCTTTAACCTCTGCTGCATAATGCTTTCTAA contains:
- a CDS encoding precorrin-8X methylmutase, with the translated sequence MNAGCLTIKELTDAVGGGLTPRMVRHYHQLGLLPQPVRSHSNYRLYTKTDVLRLQRIVALKQQGFQLNHIRNILEVEPEADTTVNLMGQLQQQYRAVMQQISQLRQTASALEGLLGRDRHCQIIQAEVLAQLKLLDVETQAGLGGLENLWSGLDAEIHSHSEAFTESLQRLLPDLSHRSEIEQHLISQLVLACGDVSLVSFVKLSRDAIAASREALSSSCQIVVDTQTVAAALDQTRLLHLGCRTETLIDNPHITTATEAEAAFWQHQEWRSKLLQVNHGCVLVVGYAPSVLVEICEAISNQKIQPALVIGMPIGFSHAPAAKRQLMQQGIPFITVAGTLGGGALAATALNALVESLIDKPDCHCYLKNIVDSSEC